In Pseudomonas sp. R76, one genomic interval encodes:
- a CDS encoding glutathione S-transferase family protein gives MLKIWGRKNSSNVRKALWCAEELGLDYEAIDAGGAFGVVDTPQYRALNPNGRVPMIEDGDFVLWESNTIVRYLCAKQASSWYPSDLRARANAEKWMDWTTSTLAEPFKAVFWGILRTPAEKQNWDSINAGRQACIDALRTVDKALAEQPYLSGTEIGMGDIPLGSFIYAWFEMPIERPSMPHLEAWYQRLQQRPAYRKAVMTALT, from the coding sequence ATGCTGAAAATCTGGGGTCGTAAAAATTCATCAAACGTCAGGAAAGCACTGTGGTGCGCCGAGGAACTCGGCCTGGACTATGAGGCAATTGATGCGGGCGGGGCTTTTGGTGTGGTCGACACGCCGCAATACCGAGCGTTGAACCCCAATGGCCGGGTGCCGATGATCGAAGATGGCGACTTTGTGCTGTGGGAATCCAACACCATCGTGCGTTACCTCTGCGCCAAGCAGGCGTCGAGCTGGTACCCGAGCGACCTGCGAGCGCGGGCGAATGCCGAGAAGTGGATGGATTGGACCACCTCGACCCTCGCCGAACCGTTCAAGGCGGTGTTCTGGGGCATCCTGCGCACCCCGGCGGAAAAACAGAACTGGGACAGCATCAATGCCGGGCGCCAAGCCTGTATCGATGCACTGCGCACCGTGGACAAAGCCCTGGCCGAGCAACCTTACCTGTCCGGCACCGAAATCGGCATGGGCGATATCCCTTTGGGCAGCTTTATCTACGCCTGGTTTGAAATGCCCATCGAACGCCCTTCGATGCCCCATCTAGAGGCCTGGTATCAACGCCTGCAACAGCGGCCGGCATACCGCAAAGCCGTGATGACCGCGTTGACTTAA
- a CDS encoding alkaline phosphatase D family protein, with the protein MSGAVDPDRRRVLAGLAVATAFSILSPFARSAGVDYPFTLGVASGDPLPDGFVIWTRLAPLFNAADGRGGLSRAVPVRWRVASDAAMTRIVQQGEVMATERFAHSVHVEVVGLQAGRPYWYQFDGLGAQSPVGQARTAPPLHAMAAASVGFVSCSHWERGYFSAYRHLAAEQPDLVFFLGDYIYDSSYAPDSGKIIRPHGSGNAVSLSDYRNRYALYKTDPDLQALHAAAPSVATWDDHEVQNDYANRWSQDPKIAVEQFLRQRAAAYQAFYEHMPLRASSVPKGPDMRIYRRLDYGRLARFHVLDGRQYRSEQPCIQANGSHQGHIAANTCKDLRDPGRTMLGWQQEAWLDQGFAQSQAQWNVIAQDLLVAPLIQRDLTNHKVGHWTDGWDGYMANRARMLASIERHRLKNPVFWGGDIHSFWTTDLHADGNNPDSPIVATEFVGSSVTSDGPPFEAFSQILPLNPHVKFFDSRQRGYVSVQLEASKMLTNFRVITDPRDPAATVSTLKSFVVESGRAGAITV; encoded by the coding sequence GTGAGTGGCGCAGTGGACCCTGATCGGCGCCGCGTACTCGCCGGGCTGGCGGTTGCCACCGCGTTTTCGATCCTCAGCCCGTTTGCGCGCAGCGCCGGTGTGGACTACCCGTTCACCCTCGGCGTGGCCTCCGGCGACCCGTTGCCGGACGGCTTTGTGATTTGGACTCGCCTGGCGCCGCTGTTCAATGCCGCGGACGGGCGCGGCGGGTTGAGCCGCGCCGTGCCGGTGCGTTGGCGCGTGGCCAGTGATGCGGCGATGACGCGTATCGTCCAGCAGGGCGAGGTCATGGCGACTGAGCGGTTTGCCCATTCGGTGCATGTCGAGGTTGTGGGGTTGCAGGCGGGCAGGCCGTATTGGTATCAGTTCGACGGCCTCGGTGCACAAAGCCCGGTGGGCCAGGCACGTACCGCGCCGCCGCTGCACGCCATGGCTGCGGCCAGCGTGGGGTTTGTCTCCTGCTCGCATTGGGAACGCGGTTATTTCAGCGCGTATCGCCACCTGGCGGCGGAGCAACCCGACCTGGTGTTTTTCCTCGGCGACTACATCTACGACAGTTCCTACGCGCCTGACTCGGGCAAGATCATCCGCCCGCACGGCAGCGGCAACGCGGTGAGCCTGAGTGACTATCGCAACCGCTACGCGCTGTATAAAACCGACCCGGACCTGCAAGCCTTGCACGCGGCGGCACCCAGCGTGGCCACCTGGGATGACCATGAAGTGCAGAATGACTACGCCAACCGCTGGTCCCAGGACCCGAAGATTGCGGTTGAACAGTTTTTAAGGCAGCGGGCGGCGGCGTACCAGGCGTTTTACGAACATATGCCACTGCGCGCCAGCAGTGTGCCGAAAGGCCCGGACATGCGCATTTACCGACGCCTGGATTATGGCCGGCTGGCGCGTTTTCATGTGCTGGATGGCCGCCAGTACCGCTCCGAGCAGCCGTGTATCCAGGCCAACGGCAGTCACCAGGGGCATATCGCCGCCAACACCTGCAAGGACTTGCGCGACCCTGGCCGCACGATGCTTGGCTGGCAACAGGAAGCCTGGCTCGACCAGGGTTTTGCCCAGTCGCAGGCGCAGTGGAATGTGATCGCTCAGGACTTGCTGGTGGCGCCGCTGATCCAGCGCGACCTGACCAACCACAAGGTCGGGCATTGGACCGATGGCTGGGACGGCTACATGGCCAATCGTGCTCGGATGCTGGCGTCCATCGAGCGCCACAGGCTCAAGAATCCGGTGTTCTGGGGCGGCGATATCCATTCGTTCTGGACCACTGACTTGCACGCCGATGGCAATAACCCGGACTCGCCCATCGTCGCCACCGAATTTGTCGGCAGCTCGGTGACCTCCGATGGTCCGCCGTTTGAGGCGTTCAGCCAGATCTTGCCGCTCAACCCGCATGTGAAGTTCTTCGACAGTCGCCAGCGGGGGTATGTGTCGGTGCAGCTTGAGGCGTCGAAGATGCTGACGAACTTTCGGGTGATTACGGATCCACGTGACCCGGCGGCGACGGTGTCGACGCTCAAGTCGTTTGTGGTGGAATCGGGGAGGGCGGGGGCGATTACGGTTTGA
- a CDS encoding alanyl-tRNA editing protein, with product MTERLFFTHDHLTAELEVLSCTPHEEQFAVTLQSTIFHPQGGGQPFDTGWLGDSQVLRVIQEADRVVHYVDRPVEPGPIIARVDEQRRALYTRLHSAGHLIGNAGESLGWMPIKAHHWPGECKITFTRGHAAQAIDAETIQTRINQWIAEDHARHMTLEDGTRKVGFGELPAYACGGTHVQALSELGHVTILAVSEKKGALSVRYSLD from the coding sequence ATGACCGAACGCCTGTTTTTTACCCACGACCACCTGACCGCCGAGCTTGAAGTGCTGAGCTGTACGCCGCACGAGGAGCAGTTTGCCGTCACGCTGCAGTCGACGATTTTTCATCCGCAGGGCGGCGGGCAACCCTTCGACACCGGCTGGCTGGGCGACAGCCAGGTGCTGCGCGTCATTCAGGAAGCCGACCGCGTGGTGCACTATGTCGACCGGCCCGTGGAGCCCGGCCCGATCATTGCGCGGGTCGATGAACAGCGCCGCGCCTTGTACACGCGCCTGCATTCGGCAGGGCATCTGATTGGCAATGCCGGGGAAAGCCTGGGCTGGATGCCGATCAAGGCCCACCACTGGCCGGGCGAATGCAAAATCACCTTTACCCGTGGGCACGCGGCGCAAGCCATCGATGCCGAGACGATTCAAACGCGGATCAACCAATGGATCGCCGAGGATCATGCGCGCCATATGACCCTGGAAGATGGCACGCGCAAAGTCGGCTTCGGCGAATTGCCCGCCTACGCGTGTGGCGGCACCCATGTGCAAGCCTTGAGCGAACTGGGCCACGTGACGATTCTGGCCGTGTCGGAGAAAAAGGGCGCGCTCTCGGTGCGTTACAGCCTCGACTGA
- a CDS encoding ABC transporter permease, which produces MSSELQPNIVALQTIVYREVKRFTRIWPQTLLPPAITMVLYFVIFGNLIGRQIGDMGGFTYMEYIVPGLIMMSVITNSYGNVVSSFFGSKFQRSIEELMVSPVSPHTILIGYTLGGVLRGLMVGVIVTLLSLFFTHLQVHHLGVTLLVVVLTATIFSLLGFINAVFARNFDDISIIPTFVLTPLTYLGGVFYSITLLPPFWQTVSLANPVLHMVNAFRYGILGVSDIKISVAITFMLVATVVLYVGCARLLVSGRGMRT; this is translated from the coding sequence ATGAGTTCCGAACTGCAACCCAACATTGTCGCGCTGCAAACCATCGTCTATCGCGAAGTGAAGCGCTTTACCCGGATCTGGCCGCAGACGCTGCTGCCGCCGGCGATCACCATGGTCCTGTACTTCGTGATTTTCGGTAACCTGATCGGTCGCCAGATCGGCGACATGGGTGGTTTCACCTACATGGAGTACATCGTGCCGGGCCTGATCATGATGTCGGTGATCACCAACTCCTACGGCAACGTGGTCTCCAGCTTCTTCGGCAGCAAGTTCCAGCGCTCCATTGAAGAACTGATGGTCTCGCCGGTGTCGCCACACACGATTCTGATCGGCTACACCTTGGGTGGTGTGCTGCGCGGCTTGATGGTCGGCGTGATCGTGACCTTGCTGTCGCTGTTCTTCACCCACCTGCAAGTGCATCACCTTGGGGTCACCCTTCTGGTGGTGGTGCTGACGGCGACGATCTTCTCGCTGCTGGGCTTTATCAATGCCGTGTTTGCACGCAATTTCGATGATATTTCGATCATCCCGACTTTCGTGCTGACGCCGCTGACTTACCTGGGTGGGGTGTTCTACTCCATTACCTTGCTGCCGCCGTTCTGGCAAACCGTGTCGCTGGCCAACCCGGTGCTGCACATGGTCAATGCGTTCCGCTACGGCATTTTGGGCGTGTCGGATATCAAGATCAGCGTGGCGATCACCTTCATGCTGGTGGCGACCGTGGTGCTGTATGTAGGGTGCGCGCGGTTGTTGGTGAGTGGGCGTGGGATGCGTACCTAA
- a CDS encoding LysR family transcriptional regulator, with translation MSINLPLPLLGEMAIFVKVVETGSFSEAARQLSVSPSAVSRSISRLEKALATRLLQRTTRKLRLSEGGEEVFKRCQEMVNAARSVMEISGQFTHEAEGLVRVSVPKAVGRFVVHPHMPEFLRRYPKVDVQLILEDRHVDLIDDNVDLSIRITDSPPPGLVGRQLLPIEHLLCATPQYLAEHGTPGHPHDLLAHSCIYLGETPGDSRWKFRQAGKAVTVGVRGRYAANHTGVRLDAVLQHVGIGSLPYFTARHALEAGSVVQVLPEWDFIASYHGEAWLLHSPTRYLPPKLRVFIDYLVECMGREPTLRRR, from the coding sequence ATGAGCATCAATCTTCCCTTGCCGCTGCTGGGCGAGATGGCGATCTTCGTCAAAGTGGTGGAAACCGGCAGTTTCTCTGAAGCGGCGCGACAACTCAGCGTTTCGCCTTCGGCGGTGAGCCGCAGCATCTCGCGCCTCGAAAAGGCCCTGGCCACGCGGTTGCTGCAACGCACCACGCGAAAATTGCGCCTCAGCGAAGGCGGTGAAGAGGTGTTCAAGCGTTGCCAGGAGATGGTCAATGCGGCGCGTTCGGTGATGGAAATCAGTGGCCAGTTCACTCACGAAGCCGAAGGCCTGGTGCGGGTCAGCGTGCCCAAGGCCGTAGGGCGATTTGTGGTGCACCCGCATATGCCGGAATTTCTGCGGCGTTACCCCAAGGTGGATGTGCAGTTGATCCTGGAGGACCGGCATGTGGACCTGATCGATGACAATGTCGACTTGAGTATTCGCATCACCGACAGCCCGCCACCGGGGCTGGTGGGGCGACAATTGCTGCCCATTGAACACTTGCTCTGTGCGACGCCGCAGTACCTGGCCGAGCATGGCACGCCTGGCCATCCACATGATTTGCTGGCGCACAGCTGCATCTATCTCGGTGAAACCCCAGGCGATTCGCGCTGGAAATTCCGCCAGGCCGGCAAGGCCGTAACGGTTGGCGTGCGCGGGCGCTATGCGGCGAACCACACCGGCGTGCGCTTGGATGCGGTGTTGCAGCATGTGGGCATTGGCAGCTTGCCGTATTTCACGGCGCGGCATGCGTTGGAGGCGGGGAGTGTGGTGCAGGTGTTGCCCGAGTGGGACTTTATTGCGTCGTACCACGGCGAGGCATGGTTGCTGCATTCACCGACGCGATATCTGCCGCCGAAGTTGCGGGTGTTTATTGATTATTTGGTGGAGTGTATGGGGCGCGAGCCTACCCTGCGCCGTCGGTAG
- a CDS encoding transglutaminase-like domain-containing protein, giving the protein MDTYLNPSRFIDSDHPAVVEFAEKHRGPSAGLRDQAVSLYYAVRETIRYNPYTFSRDPGTLNASFALAAGESYCVPKATLLAACARHCGIPARIGLADVRNHLSTPRLIALLKSDVFAMHGYTELYLNGRWVKATPAFNSQLCEVFDVPPLAFDGILDSVFHAFNRQGQRSMEYVLDHGQFSDVPEAFFFAHIQQCYPHLFAEDMPQQLGDRQTDLSRA; this is encoded by the coding sequence ATGGATACGTACCTGAATCCCAGCCGCTTCATCGATAGTGACCACCCTGCGGTGGTGGAGTTCGCTGAAAAACATCGCGGTCCCAGCGCGGGTTTACGTGACCAGGCAGTCAGTCTTTATTACGCCGTGCGTGAGACGATTCGCTACAACCCCTACACCTTCAGCCGCGACCCAGGCACCTTGAACGCCAGCTTCGCCCTGGCTGCCGGTGAGAGTTATTGCGTGCCCAAGGCCACCTTGCTTGCCGCCTGCGCCCGCCACTGCGGGATCCCGGCGCGCATCGGCCTGGCGGACGTGCGCAATCATCTGTCGACGCCGCGCCTGATCGCGTTGCTTAAAAGCGATGTGTTCGCCATGCACGGCTATACCGAGTTGTACTTGAACGGCCGTTGGGTCAAGGCCACCCCGGCGTTCAACAGCCAACTGTGCGAAGTGTTCGATGTGCCGCCATTGGCGTTCGATGGCATTCTCGACAGCGTGTTTCACGCATTCAATCGCCAGGGCCAGCGTTCGATGGAGTATGTGTTGGACCACGGGCAGTTTTCCGACGTGCCCGAAGCGTTTTTCTTCGCGCACATTCAGCAGTGTTACCCGCACCTGTTCGCCGAAGATATGCCGCAACAGTTGGGCGATAGGCAGACCGATTTAAGCCGCGCGTGA
- a CDS encoding ABC transporter ATP-binding protein, translating to MSSALSIRQLTKTYGNGFQALSGIDLDVAEGDFFALLGPNGAGKSTTIGILSTLVNKTSGSVNIFGHDLDKSPAALKRSIGVVPQEFNFNQFEKTFDIVVTQAGYYGIPAKIAKERAEQYLTQLGLWDKRDVPSRSLSGGMKRRLMIARALVHEPRLLILDEPTAGVDIELRRSMWTFLTELNEKGITIILTTHYLEEAEQLCRNIGIIDHGTIVENTSMRNLLGQLHVETFLLDLKNNLTVAPQLLGYPSRLVDGHTLEVQVDKAMGITALFTQLAAQNIEVLSLRNKTNRLEELFVSLVEKNLAKVAV from the coding sequence ATGAGTTCCGCTCTGTCCATCCGGCAGCTAACCAAAACCTACGGCAACGGTTTCCAGGCCCTGAGTGGTATCGATCTGGACGTTGCCGAAGGTGACTTCTTCGCCTTGCTCGGCCCCAACGGCGCCGGCAAATCCACCACCATCGGTATCCTTTCCACCCTGGTCAACAAGACCAGCGGTTCGGTGAATATCTTTGGCCATGACCTGGATAAATCCCCGGCGGCGCTCAAGCGCTCCATCGGCGTGGTCCCCCAGGAGTTCAACTTCAACCAGTTCGAAAAAACCTTCGACATCGTCGTCACCCAGGCGGGCTACTACGGCATCCCGGCGAAAATCGCCAAGGAACGCGCCGAGCAGTACTTGACCCAGTTGGGCCTGTGGGACAAGCGTGACGTGCCGTCGCGCTCACTCTCCGGTGGCATGAAGCGCCGCCTGATGATCGCCCGCGCCCTGGTGCATGAGCCGCGCCTGCTGATCCTCGATGAGCCGACCGCAGGTGTGGACATCGAACTGCGTCGCTCGATGTGGACCTTCCTCACCGAGCTGAACGAGAAGGGCATCACCATCATCCTCACCACCCATTACCTGGAAGAGGCTGAGCAGCTGTGCCGCAACATCGGCATCATCGACCACGGCACCATCGTCGAGAACACCAGCATGCGTAACCTGCTGGGCCAGCTGCATGTGGAAACCTTTCTGCTCGACCTGAAAAACAACCTGACGGTGGCGCCGCAATTGCTCGGCTACCCAAGCCGGCTGGTCGATGGCCACACCCTTGAAGTCCAGGTGGACAAGGCCATGGGCATTACCGCGTTGTTCACTCAATTGGCAGCCCAGAACATCGAAGTGCTGAGCCTGCGCAACAAAACCAATCGCCTTGAGGAGTTGTTCGTGTCCCTGGTGGAGAAAAATCTGGCGAAGGTGGCGGTATGA
- a CDS encoding TetR/AcrR family transcriptional regulator, with protein sequence MAIKEGLRPGGRSARVQESVHNAARELLEAHERSSVTVPMIAARAGVTPSTIYRRWGDLSALLADVALERLRPDSEPANTGSLRGDLRAWGEQYLDEMSSELGRNMMRDVQCSHPRDYCSNILMGQMQVILDRYQGGADVLPSLDRLLNLIAAPTVYRSLFSSAPLPVEELHELIELALQG encoded by the coding sequence ATGGCGATTAAAGAAGGCCTTCGCCCGGGGGGCCGCAGTGCCCGGGTTCAAGAATCAGTGCATAACGCCGCGCGCGAATTGCTGGAAGCCCATGAGCGTTCCAGCGTAACTGTGCCGATGATAGCTGCGCGCGCGGGCGTTACGCCGTCGACCATCTACCGGCGTTGGGGCGACCTTTCCGCGCTGCTCGCCGACGTGGCGCTGGAACGCCTGCGCCCCGACAGCGAGCCCGCCAACACCGGCAGCCTGCGCGGCGACCTGCGCGCGTGGGGCGAACAGTATCTGGATGAAATGAGTTCCGAGCTGGGGCGCAACATGATGCGCGACGTGCAGTGCAGCCATCCCAGGGACTATTGCAGCAACATTCTGATGGGCCAGATGCAGGTTATTCTCGACCGTTATCAGGGCGGCGCGGATGTGCTGCCGAGTCTGGACCGACTGTTGAATCTGATTGCCGCGCCGACGGTGTATCGCAGTTTGTTTTCCAGTGCGCCGCTGCCGGTTGAAGAGCTGCATGAACTCATTGAGTTGGCACTGCAGGGATAA
- a CDS encoding PA2817 family protein, which produces MSNVVADHLILLDHLRSILVAVGEAEQVPEESHTLFLERFDELRALLPIDPIESQYLGQDLMSQVILRYPQIAHLVPRDLLWFFGGDCLHFMPDEELDLYQALEERRFEAEQNDEPFDWNQEKQLLAMPQDQSKH; this is translated from the coding sequence GTGTCCAACGTCGTTGCCGATCATCTCATCTTGCTCGACCACTTGCGCAGCATCCTGGTTGCCGTCGGCGAAGCCGAACAGGTACCCGAGGAAAGCCACACCCTGTTCCTGGAGCGTTTCGACGAATTGCGCGCCCTGCTGCCCATCGACCCGATTGAAAGCCAGTACCTGGGCCAGGACCTGATGAGCCAGGTCATCCTGCGCTACCCGCAAATCGCCCACCTGGTGCCGCGCGACCTGCTGTGGTTCTTCGGCGGTGACTGCCTGCACTTCATGCCGGATGAAGAACTGGATCTGTACCAGGCCCTGGAAGAACGTCGCTTCGAAGCCGAACAGAACGACGAACCGTTCGACTGGAACCAGGAAAAACAGCTGCTGGCCATGCCGCAGGATCAGAGCAAGCACTGA
- a CDS encoding acyl-CoA dehydrogenase translates to MLLLWILVLVVGIAYLAHRRTAPLPALGVVAVYLLAMGAWSHAPGWLLLIFWVLIAAVALPLLLPDLRRQYFTKPLFSWFQKVLPPMSETERDAIDAGTVWWDGELFSGRPDWDKLLAYPKAQLTEEEQAFIDGPTEELCAMVSDWEIGQAMDLPPAAWEHIKTHGFFALIIPKEYGGKGFSAYAHSQVAMKLATRSGDLASTVMVPNSLGPAELLLHYGTDEQRNHYLPRLARGDDIPCFALTGPLAGSDAGAMPDTGVICKGEWEGKETLGLRLNWEKRYITLGPVATLLGLAFKAHDPDHLLGEEEDLGISLALIPTDTPGVEIGRRHLPLGAAFMNGPNSGKDVFIPLEFLIGGQEMLGKGWMMLMNCLSVGRSISLPAVGTGAAKFTSLVTGQYAQVREQFNVPLSAFEGIQEALARIGGNAWLMDSARMLTANAVDLGEKPSVLSAILKYHLTERGRECISHAMDVHGGKGIIMGPNNYLGRNWQGAPIFITVEGANILSRNLMIFGQGAIRCHPFVLKEMALAGREDRDQALKEFDGLLMQHIGFAVSNAASTLVLNLGVGHFEKAPGNRLSQGYFRALNRQAAAFALLADLSMMLLGGELKRRERLSARLGDVLSHMYLASAALKRYHDLDSPDHLEPLFAWAMEESLGESERALDELLSNFPNKVLGCLLRVIVFPFGRRHTGPSDALDAEVAAVIGRAKGDPTLEELLAGCYRPQSAEDPVGALQHAYDLLGASHPLQKKLHAALKSGQVKPSAGEHAIDAALHAGVLQPAEAQTLRDAEAARRKVIDVDDFSKEELTQAEGKVR, encoded by the coding sequence ATGCTGTTGTTGTGGATACTGGTTCTGGTGGTCGGCATTGCCTACCTGGCACACCGCCGCACCGCGCCCCTGCCCGCCTTGGGCGTGGTCGCCGTTTACCTGCTGGCGATGGGCGCCTGGAGCCACGCACCGGGTTGGCTGCTGCTGATCTTCTGGGTGTTGATCGCGGCCGTGGCCCTGCCCTTGCTGCTGCCCGACCTGCGCCGCCAATACTTCACCAAGCCGCTGTTCAGCTGGTTCCAGAAAGTCCTGCCGCCGATGTCCGAGACCGAGCGCGACGCGATTGATGCCGGCACCGTGTGGTGGGATGGCGAACTGTTCAGCGGTCGCCCTGATTGGGACAAGTTGCTGGCCTACCCCAAGGCGCAACTGACCGAAGAAGAACAGGCGTTTATCGACGGCCCCACCGAAGAACTCTGCGCGATGGTCAGCGACTGGGAAATCGGCCAGGCCATGGATCTGCCGCCCGCTGCCTGGGAACACATCAAGACTCACGGCTTCTTTGCCCTGATCATTCCGAAGGAATATGGCGGCAAGGGCTTTTCCGCCTATGCCCACTCCCAGGTCGCGATGAAACTCGCGACCCGCAGCGGCGACCTTGCCTCTACCGTGATGGTCCCCAACTCCCTCGGCCCGGCGGAGCTGCTGCTGCATTACGGCACCGACGAACAACGCAACCACTACCTGCCGCGCCTGGCGCGTGGTGATGACATTCCGTGTTTTGCCCTGACCGGCCCGCTGGCCGGCTCGGATGCGGGCGCCATGCCCGACACCGGCGTGATCTGCAAAGGTGAATGGGAAGGCAAGGAAACCCTTGGCCTGCGCCTGAACTGGGAAAAACGCTACATCACCCTCGGCCCGGTCGCGACCTTGCTCGGTTTGGCCTTCAAGGCGCATGACCCGGACCACTTGCTGGGCGAAGAAGAAGACTTGGGTATCAGCCTGGCGCTGATCCCGACCGATACCCCAGGCGTAGAAATCGGTCGCCGCCACTTGCCACTGGGCGCCGCGTTCATGAACGGTCCCAACTCCGGCAAAGACGTGTTCATCCCCCTGGAGTTCCTCATCGGTGGCCAGGAAATGCTCGGCAAGGGCTGGATGATGCTGATGAATTGCCTGTCGGTGGGTCGCTCGATCTCGCTGCCTGCCGTGGGCACCGGCGCGGCCAAGTTCACCAGCCTGGTGACCGGTCAGTACGCCCAGGTGCGTGAGCAGTTCAACGTGCCGCTGTCGGCCTTCGAAGGCATCCAGGAAGCCCTGGCGCGTATCGGCGGCAACGCCTGGCTGATGGACAGCGCGCGCATGCTCACCGCCAACGCCGTGGACCTGGGGGAAAAACCCTCGGTGCTGTCGGCGATCCTCAAGTACCACCTCACCGAGCGTGGCCGCGAGTGCATCAGCCACGCCATGGACGTGCACGGTGGCAAGGGCATCATCATGGGCCCGAACAACTACTTGGGCCGTAACTGGCAGGGCGCGCCGATCTTTATCACCGTGGAAGGCGCGAACATTCTGTCGCGCAACCTGATGATCTTTGGCCAGGGCGCGATTCGCTGCCATCCGTTCGTGCTCAAGGAAATGGCCCTGGCCGGTCGTGAAGACCGTGACCAGGCGCTGAAGGAGTTCGACGGCCTGCTGATGCAACACATCGGTTTCGCCGTGAGCAACGCCGCCAGCACCCTGGTGCTCAACCTCGGCGTGGGCCACTTCGAGAAAGCTCCGGGCAACCGCCTGAGCCAAGGTTACTTCCGTGCACTGAACCGTCAGGCCGCTGCGTTCGCCCTGCTCGCTGACCTGAGCATGATGCTGCTGGGTGGCGAATTGAAACGCCGCGAACGCCTGTCGGCGCGCCTCGGTGACGTGCTGAGCCACATGTACCTGGCCTCGGCCGCACTCAAGCGTTATCACGACCTGGATTCGCCGGACCACCTGGAGCCGCTGTTCGCCTGGGCCATGGAAGAAAGTCTCGGCGAATCCGAACGCGCGCTGGATGAGCTGCTGAGCAACTTCCCGAACAAGGTGCTCGGTTGCCTGCTGCGGGTGATCGTGTTCCCGTTTGGCCGTCGCCATACCGGGCCGTCCGACGCACTGGATGCAGAAGTGGCCGCGGTGATCGGCCGCGCCAAAGGCGACCCGACCCTCGAAGAACTGCTGGCCGGCTGCTACCGCCCGCAATCGGCGGAGGACCCGGTCGGCGCCCTGCAGCATGCCTACGACCTGCTGGGTGCCAGCCATCCGCTGCAGAAAAAACTGCATGCCGCGCTGAAAAGCGGCCAGGTCAAGCCGTCTGCCGGCGAACATGCCATCGACGCCGCACTGCACGCCGGGGTGCTGCAACCGGCCGAAGCGCAAACCTTGCGGGACGCTGAAGCGGCACGGCGCAAGGTGATCGACGTGGATGATTTCAGCAAGGAAGAGCTGACCCAGGCTGAGGGTAAAGTCCGCTAA